A region from the Lolium perenne isolate Kyuss_39 chromosome 4, Kyuss_2.0, whole genome shotgun sequence genome encodes:
- the LOC127294067 gene encoding LOW QUALITY PROTEIN: calmodulin-interacting protein 111 (The sequence of the model RefSeq protein was modified relative to this genomic sequence to represent the inferred CDS: inserted 2 bases in 1 codon): MSSRGKKKKPPASPQPSPRTPPSRAREAPGGCTLDLPSTAAAAAARYPALVPRGGAGCFAGTVADVVPRGGTHAAEGRLWLSEPAMVAAGLRPGCLVSVSLIASSNSLDAFPLDSLFEECNRFFDLDVTNDLMSNEAGVNFVTATVFPSREVQKNDIKLSWDLACMLGHPLVGRHLLISPLYTSQAPKQTDDGEILRVIKCSDLYLGLVPLKGVAESDSHPITNAVVPESPKKIPSTPPRRNESHDGASNSVSSLCLDRATAKSALADDKINELLQTCASRWLSGRHLLKGNYVPLSMCGKLSMFIVLRAEIDGSALDVEHEKSNSLSNAEVSAKFVETPALFLVSRTTKVHLSDLSSSEELGPDKPVSPLEYFMSADTRNEDSNHDRRLGGLSEVSAKLKEMISFSLSDRIGLPRHGLHGLPRYKGLLLYGPPGTGKTSLASSCAYDLGANLFTVNGPEIVSQYHGESEQALYDIFTSAKQAAPAVIFIDELDAIAPARKDGGEELSIRMVATLLKLMDEIGRNDRVILIAATNRRESIDRALLRPGRFDQEIEIGVPSPGQRLDILHHLLIGVHHSLTSEEVESLAFATHGFVGADLAALCNEAALSALRRYISVKESSSQLLGDHATNAKKSNIREIDAPLGYEITSLSSSLSKLTMSTEDYPWTNKGNITESSKPDDKKDDLLLLVTNDDFEKAKMKVRPSAMREVMLELPKVKWEDVGGQARIKKQLIEAIQLPQKCPETFERLGIRPPRGLLMIGPPGCSKTLMARAVASEAKMNFLAVKGPELFSKWVGDSEKAVRSLFAKAKDNAPAILFFDEIDGLAVTRGHGDNGISVADRVLSQLLQEMDGLDQKIGVTVIAATNRPDKIDIALLRPGRFDRLLDVRPPDEADREDIFRIHTRSIPCSPDVDLNELARLTEGYTGADIKLVCREAAVAALDESFDIPDVGITHFKSAIDRVKPSDMKFYRELAARFSRFIDDTXKATLPIEDTEPAIS, encoded by the exons atGTCTTCCAGGGGAAAGAAGAAGAAGCCGCCGGCGTCCCCGCAGCCGTCCCCTCGCACCCCTCCCTCTCGCGCCCGTGAAGCTCCCGGCGGCTGCACACTGGACCTACCGTCCaccgccgcggcggcggcggcgcggtaccCGGCGCTCGTGCCCCGCGGAGGCGCCGGTTGTTTCGCAGGCACCGTCGCCGATGTGGTCCCCAGGGGCGGCACCCACGCTGCCGAGGGGAGGCTCTGGCTCTCGGAGCCCGCCATGGTCGCTGCCGGCCTGCGGCCTGGGTGCCTCGTCTCT GTGTCACTCATTGCTTCTAGTAACAGCTTAGATGCCTTCCCACTTGATAGCTTATTTGAGGAGTGCAACAGATTCTTTGATCTTGATGTGACCAATGATCTCATGTCTAATGAAGCTGGGGTGAACTTTGTGACTGCAACAGTTTTTCCTTCACGTGAG GTTCAGAAGAATGATATCAAGCTCTCCTGGGACCTTGCCTGCATGCTGGGACACCCTTTAGTAGGTCGTCATTTGCTTATTAGTCCCCTATATACATCTCAAGCCCCAAAACAGACAGATGATGGTGAAATTTTGCGGGTGATAAAATGCAGCGATCTGTACCTTGGTCTAGTTCCACTGAAAGGGGTGGCAGAGTCTGATAGCCATCCTATAACAAATGCGGTGGTTCCAGAGTCACCTAAAAAGATTCCTTCAACTCCTCCACGCAGGAATGAATCCCATGATGGTGCATCTAACAGTGTCTCTTCATTGTGCTTGGACCGAGCCACTGCAAAATCAGCACTAGCAGATGATAAAATTAACGAGTTGCTGCAGACTTGTGCGTCACGGTGGCTCAGTGGTAGGCACTTACTGAAAGGAAACTATGTTCCCCTCTCAATGTGTGGGAAACTATCTATGTTCATAGTTTTGCGCGCAGAAATAGATGGTTCTGCCCTGGATGTAGAGCATGAGAAAAGCAACTCACTATCTAATGCGGAGGTCTCTGCTAAATTTGTCGAAACCCCTGCTTTATTCCTTGTCAGCAGAACCACAAAAGTGCATCTTTCTGATTTGTCATCTTCAGAGGAGCTTGGGCCAGATAAGCCAGTGTCCCCATTAGAATATTTCATGAGTGCTGATACAAGAAATGAAGATTCCAATCATGATCGAAGGCTTGGTGGGTTATCTGAAGTGTCAGCAAAACTAAAAGAAATGATTTCATTTTCTCTGTCAGATCGAATTGGTTTGCCAAGGCATGGTTTGCATGGTTTGCCAAG GTACAAAGGTCTTCTTCTGTATGGTCCACCTGGAACAGGGAAAACCTCTCTTGCTTCTTCATGTGCCTATGATCTGGGAGCCAATCTTTTTACAGTCAATGGACCAGAGATCGTTAGTCAGTATCACGGTGAAAGTGAACAGGCACTGTATGATATTTTCACTTCAGCTAAGCAAGCTGCACCTGCTGTG ATATTTATTGATGAATTGGATGCGATTGCTCCAGCCAGGAAGGATGGGGGCGAGGAATTATCTATTAGAATGGTTGCCACTCTGTTAAAACTGATGGATGAGATAGGCCGTAATGATCGTGTTATCTTGATTGCTGCTACAAATCGCCGTGAAAGTATTGATCGAGCATTACTACGCCCAGGAAGATTTGATCAAGAAATTGAAATAG GAGTACCATCTCCAGGACAGAGGCTGGACATACTTCACCACCTCCTAATTGGAGTTCACCACTCTCTCACTAGTGAGGAAGTTGAGTCACTTGCTTTCGCCACTCATGGATTTGTGGGTGCTGATCTAGCTGCACTCTGCAATGAGGCTGCATTGAGTGCTCTTCGGCGttatatcagtgtaaaagaaagttcAAGTCAACTACTTGGTGATCATGCCACTAACGCAAAGAAGTCTAATATTCGAGAGATTGATGCTCCTTTGGGGTATGAAATAACCTCATTATCGTCATCTCTCTCAAAGCTAACCATGTCAACCGAGGATTATCCCTGGACCAATAAAGGCAATATCACAGAAAGTAGCAAGCCCGATGACAAGAAAGATGATTTGCTATTGTTGGTGACTAATGATGACTTTGAAAAGGCTAAAATGAAAGTTAGACCAAGTGCAATGCGCGAG GTAATGCTAGAACTTCCAAAAGTAAAATGGGAAGATGTTGGTGGTCAAGCCAGGATCAAGAAGCAGCTAATTGAAGCCATCCAATTGCCACAGAAATGCCCAGAAACATTTGAACGCCTAGGGATCCGCCCCCCTAGAGGATTGCTAATGATTGGACCGCCAGGTTGCAGTAAGACATTGATGGCTCGTGCCGTAGCTTCTGAAGCAAAAATGAATTTTCTTGCGGTTAAGGGTCCTGAACTTTTCAGCAAATGGGTTGGTGACTCTGAAAAGGCAGTGAGATCACTATTTGCGAAGGCGAAGGATAATGCGCCTGCAATATTATTTTTTGATGAAATAGATGGGCTTGCAGTAACTCGTGGCCATGGGGATAATGGCATATCTGTTGCTGATAGGGTACTCAGTCAGTTGTTACAGGAAATGGATG GTTTGGACCAAAAGATTGGTGTTACTGTTATTGCAGCTACAAATCGTCCTGACAAAATTGATATTGCACTTCTGAGGCCAG GTCGTTTCGATAGACTGCTTGATGTGCGACCACCTGATGAAGCTGACCGTGAAGATATTTTCCGGATTCATACGCGCAGCATTCCGTGCAGTCCTGATGTCGATTTAAATGAACTTGCTAGACTAACAGAAGGCTACACTGGTGCTGACATAAAGCTTGTCTGCAGGGAAGCCGCTGTTGCTGCGCTTGAT GAGAGCTTTGACATTCCAGATGTAGGAATCACACACTTCAAGTCGGCAATCGACCGAGTAAAGCCATCAGATATGAAATTCTACCGAGAACTTGCGGCACGATTTAGCCGATTCATTGATGACAC GAAAGCAACACTGCCGATAGAAGATACTGAACCAGCCATTTCATAG
- the LOC127294068 gene encoding uncharacterized protein, translating to MDAGTTSAYRNRKRHLNGRPCNPKVKRRLFPPEVPSPDRRAAEMDRPLLKRQRRVVARAGGLVDAAADTMCLLVEMGWYSFPELNPLFLSLRRVVSDAMHACEAAVAPMDVDPVLYYDSPGGGDDDDGWTGCSSPPSFVESGAAFVPVDTVRSKRRAKANSKYYGPEWSKK from the exons ATGGACGCAGGCACCACCTCAGCGTATCGCAACCGGAAGCGCCACCTCAACGGAAGGCCGTGTAACCCCAAGGTGAAGCGGCGCCTCTTCCCGCCGGAGGTCCCCAGCCCCGACCGCCGCGCCGCCGAG ATGGATCGGCCGCTTCTCAAGCGACAGCGCCGCGTGGTGGCGCGAGCCGGCGGCCTGGTCGATGCCGCCGCAGACACCATGTGCCTCCTTGTGGAGATGGGGTGGTACAGCTTCCCGGAGCTCAATCCCCTCTTCCTGTCTCTCAGGCGCGTCGTGTCCGACGCGATGCACGCCTGCGAAGCCGCGGTGGCTCCGATGGATGTCGACCCTGTCCTGTACTACGACTCGccgggcggcggcgacgacgacgacggctggACGGGCTGCTCGTCGCCGCCGTCCTTCGTCGAGAGCGGAGCCGCGTTCGTGCCTGTCGACACCGTCAGAAGCAAGCGACGGGCGAAGGCCAACAGCAAGTATTATGGGCCAGAATGGAGCAAGAAGTAG